The nucleotide window AATAGGTTGGAAAAGCCTACAAATATAAACCCTCATTgtcaataaatgaaaatgttgagtATTAGTTTGTTAACGGGCTGTAATGTGATAGTCTAAAAAGCCACCTGCCGCATCCAAACCCGACACGCATTTGTCTGTCCCACAGACAAGTTAGTGAAAATGAGATTATCCGGTCACTTTGGGCGCCTGTTACATTGAATCTGAGCGGTTAGCAGCTTCCAGAGCCCGGACACTTTATCTGAGGTAGCCCATGGCCGTCCCTTGTCAGGTCATTTAATGTGGCACTGGCTATCGGGAACAAATAAGGCCACGTAATGCTTTGCCAAGCTCAATAGGCGCTGGTGATTCACTGCCAATATTCAATAAGGCTGCTGtccttttattttaaagagagGTGCGATGGGTTCCAATGCCGTGAATTGGATGTGCGTAATTACGCACCGGTAAAAGTTATTACCCTGGgttcatcatttttattctgcttCAGTTATCTCACTAGACATGTTAGAATTAATAAAAGCAGTTGAAATGAATCATTAagtgttttcagtgattttgtattattcttttttaaaccaacatgaataaataagaaTATGACTGTTCTGCATCTAGTTGAACATTTAAGTCTTTAAATCTGATGCATTGTGAAtgttgagagggaaaaaaaatatttatttatttaaacttaaaaatcCAACATTTTTAACTGTTGAACAGTAAATGCCACAGTGCAGGCTAAcgtcaaagaaaaaaaactctccaCATTTGATTTTAAGGCGCGTATGATTTGAAGGATCTGAATTAAAAGGAGAATAAATCGAGGCTGACGTTTCCTCCTTTTGGTCTCTCCTTTATAATATATCCGTGATAAATAGTCTCCAGGTTGTAAAGCTTTCCCTAATAGCTTTCAACCAGTTTTCATGTGAACTTATTATTCCCGCGCATTCCACATGTGTCAAATGAAACAGACTGAGGAggtgacacagacaggaagaggacaAATGATGCGCACTGTGTCTCTACAGCCTGAAAAGCGTTAATGCGCACGAGTATCAATTCATCAGACACTAAGGTGGGGGAAAAAGTTTTCCCCAACTGATATCATTTGTCACTAAAACGTATAAAGCCGTGCACAGCGAATATGTTTAAAGGGACGAGTGGGACACTGACAGACGACTGTCAAAACACCATTTGCTacaaattataaaatattacaTGTTCGTCATAAAACAGCTTAAAAGAACATTTGTCCTCTGTGATCTCTGGTGCGATTTTTTAAATACACGTGCCATATAAATTTCCATGAAGTTGTCGCTTGCTCCTAACTCTCCATTCTAATGATAAAAAACGACAACATCCCACACTGACTCACTCAGAAGACATGAGGATGCCATATCTCgccatatatatataacaaGCTGACGCCCGTGGTTATGGGAAATCTTGGCTATTGTGCCAAATCCTGGGCCTACCCCCATTAACATTCAATCAGTCACTCTGGTGCCAGCCAATGAAAGgtggagagggatggaggaggacgGAGCTGCTAGACGGAGCGTTTTGACGCGctgagaggaggacagagcgTCACATCTCTCCAAACGCCCATCAAACTTTCACCACAGCCTGTAGAGAGGACCCAGTCCTCTGAAAGGAGGCCTGTCAGAGACAACGAGGACCACGCTGGATTCTGGGAAGACGGCTGGACAGCGATGGAGACACTACTGGCGATGACTTTTGGTACAGTTTGACCCTGCTGCGAAACCCACTGAAAACATCCTGTTCgggtttgtttggttttttttctcatttttctttcgtcccctttttgtttttttgcgaCAAGAGCGACGGGAATGGAGCAAGCACCGAGCGCGCCGAGCCCTCCTCCCAAACCGGCCCATCACGAGCCCATCAGCTTCGGTATCGACCAGATCCTGGGAGCCGGTACGGAGCCAGAAAACGGGCGCACGGCCGGAAGACAAAGTGGATCAGATTTAAGCAGCGGGGACGGTTATTACAGTTTGGGAAGCCCGACCGGGGCCAGCGCGCCCTCTTACACCGCGCTGTCTATCTCCCTCTCCGGTATAATGCCTCCGGTGGAGGCTTCGGGTTCATACGGGGAGAGCAGGAGTCTGGGAAGCCGGGGAGTGATTCGAGTCCCGGCCCACAGACCCGTGACAGCCCCGGGACCTCCAGCCCCCGTCCAGGGCGCTGTCCCTGGCTTTGGAGGGCTGTGCTTCCCCTGGATAGGAAACAGGTTCGCCAAGGACAGAATATCAGGTAGGCCAGCTGTTAGACCTATAATGGGTTCCCCTCATTAATATTTGATCATGTTTCAAACGTTAGTAACTGCTGCTGGaccatttaaaacaacaaacacctgAGCCAAATATCTGTTAAGCCTTTTAACAGCCAACTGGAATGTTCTCACTTTAATTATTTAAACGGATTAACGCACAGGAACAAACGCAACAGGATACACGTTCTAAATATTTTACTATATTTAAAGATTATTATTAAACGCTTTATTAGACAAGCTGCTGTTTCGGTGCtttgctgttaaaaaaacagcaacaacatggacctgtcattatttattaatgtagTGAAAATTAACAATAAATGTTATAGC belongs to Lates calcarifer isolate ASB-BC8 linkage group LG8, TLL_Latcal_v3, whole genome shotgun sequence and includes:
- the LOC108885527 gene encoding T-cell leukemia homeobox protein 3, coding for MEQAPSAPSPPPKPAHHEPISFGIDQILGAGTEPENGRTAGRQSGSDLSSGDGYYSLGSPTGASAPSYTALSISLSGIMPPVEASGSYGESRSLGSRGVIRVPAHRPVTAPGPPAPVQGAVPGFGGLCFPWIGNRFAKDRISAALVPFAVTRRIGHPYQNRTPPKRKKPRTSFSRVQICELEKRFHRQKYLASAERAALAKSLKMTDAQVKTWFQNRRTKWRRQTAEEREAERQQANRLILQLQQSALQKSLSESAVSDPLCAHNSSLYALQNLQPWAEDRE